A region from the Prevotella melaninogenica genome encodes:
- a CDS encoding polyprenyl synthetase family protein has protein sequence MDTLSLIKQPIETELVDFIDLFNHALDHEDGLLRTVLNHIKQRAGKRMRPILILLMAKNFGKVSQATQHAAVGLELLHTASLVHDDVVDEADARRGQASVNADYDNKVAVLVGDYVLSTALLHVSYTHSEVIVRCLAELGRTLSDGEILQLSNIQSKEINEEVYYKIIERKTAALFESCAAIGAESANANEEEVEAARLFGKNLGIVFQIRDDIFDYYDSEAEIGKPTGNDMAEGKLTLPIIYALNSTKNEEMLALAHKVKAHEVTREEIDKLVEFAKVSGGIEYAERRMWDFHAEAQTFLDKYVKDESIRSSLQTYLDYVIKRKK, from the coding sequence CGAAGACGGCTTGTTGCGTACGGTTTTGAATCATATCAAGCAGCGAGCTGGAAAGCGTATGCGCCCTATTCTTATCCTCTTGATGGCTAAGAACTTCGGTAAAGTCTCTCAGGCAACACAACATGCCGCTGTCGGACTGGAGCTTTTACATACTGCTTCACTTGTTCACGATGATGTCGTTGACGAGGCGGATGCACGAAGAGGACAGGCGAGTGTGAATGCTGACTATGATAATAAGGTAGCGGTTTTGGTGGGTGATTACGTGCTTTCAACTGCTTTGCTTCATGTTAGTTACACTCATTCTGAGGTTATTGTACGCTGTTTGGCAGAATTAGGTCGTACTTTGAGTGATGGTGAGATTCTCCAGTTATCAAATATCCAAAGTAAGGAAATTAACGAAGAGGTATATTATAAGATTATCGAACGTAAGACAGCTGCGCTTTTTGAATCATGTGCTGCTATTGGCGCAGAGTCGGCTAATGCAAATGAAGAGGAGGTTGAAGCAGCAAGACTCTTTGGTAAAAATCTCGGAATTGTATTCCAGATTCGTGATGATATTTTTGATTATTACGACTCTGAGGCAGAGATTGGTAAGCCGACGGGCAATGATATGGCTGAAGGAAAACTTACTTTGCCAATTATTTATGCGTTGAATTCGACGAAAAATGAAGAAATGCTTGCTCTTGCTCATAAGGTGAAGGCGCATGAGGTGACACGCGAAGAAATCGATAAATTGGTTGAATTTGCTAAGGTTAGCGGTGGTATAGAATATGCGGAACGCCGTATGTGGGACTTCCACGCTGAAGCGCAGACTTTCCTTGATAAGTATGTTAAGGATGAAAGCATCCGTTCTTCTCTCCAGACTTACCTTGATTATGTAATTAAAAGGAAGAAGTAA